Below is a genomic region from Sneathia vaginalis.
GCTTACTTTAATTATTTTTGCCATCTTGTTCTTTCTCCTTTTTAATTTTTAATTGTCCACATGCTGCTGCTATATCTTGTCCTTTTGTATCTCTTAATGTAACATTTATCTTATTATTTTTCAATGCGTTATAGAAAGCATGTTGTCTTGTCTTACTTGGAGTTATATATGGTTTACCAAAAACCTTATTATACGGTATTAAATTTACGTGAGCATTAAATTGTTTGATAAATTTTGTTAACGCACTAACCGCATCTTTATCCATATTCAAATCATCTATTAATATATACTCAAATGTTATTCTATTATTTGTTTTATCTTGATAATATTTTAAAGACTCAGCTAGTTTTTCCAAGCTATATCTTTTGTTTATAGGCATAAGCTTATCTCTCACACTTTGTATAGCAGAATGTAATGATATCGCTAAATGCACTTGTTTTTCATCATCAGCTAATTTTTTTATCTCATTAATTAAACCTGAAGTTGAAATTGTAAAATTCCTTTTCGATATATTTTGACCATTAGGATTATTTAATATATTTACAGACTTAATTACATTATCATAATTTAAAAATGGCTCTCCCATACCCATATAAACGATATTACTTATCTTTTGATTTTTCTTTTTCAAATCTTTTTGTATTAGATAAAATTGCATGATAATTTCAGATGCTGTTAGATTTTTTTCAAACTTCATTGTACCTGTTGCACAGAAATCACATCTTAGTGGACACCCTATTTGCGATGATACACACAGTGTCTTTCTATTATCATGAGTCAATAGTACAGATTCTAATAAAAGTTTATCGTTTAAGGAAAATAGGTATTTTTCACTTTGCTTATCTTTTGAGATGAGTGAAGTTACTTTTTTTAGCTCTGGGATATAGAATAAATCTTTTAAAAGACTCCTAGTTTCCTTTTTAATATTATTAAAATTATCAAAATTAAATTCTAGCTTATTATGTAAAAAATCATAAATTTGTCTTGCAACAAAACCATTTATTTTGTGTTCTTTTAGTATATCTTGTAAATCTTTAACATCTAAGCTTAAAATATCAACTTTTTCCATTAAAAACTTCTCCTTATAGCAAGAATAACTCATCAAATGCTAGTTTAGCTAAATCAAGGAAAGATAATAATTCAGAATAATTGAATGTATCATGTTCTCCTGTTCCTTGTATTTCTATAAACTCATTCTTGTTATTCATTACAATATTCATATCAACACCTGCTTTACAGTCTTCTTGATAGTCAAGGTCTAGTAAAAGTTCTCCATTAACTTTACCTACACTAATTGCTGCTACCTTTGAAACTATAGGATTAAATGTTAATGTCCCATCTTTTAATAGTTTTGTAATTGCAAGTTCCAATGCTAAGTATCCACCAGTAATTGATGCTGTTCTTGTACCTCCATCTGCTTGTATAACATCACAATCTATTGTAATTGTTCTCTCACCTAGTTTTTCTAAGTCTATTGCAGATCTTAATGATCTTCCTATTAGACGTTGTATTTCTATAGATCTTCCATTTTGTTTACCAGTTTGTGATTCTCTTTTATTTCTTGTAGTAGTAGCTCTTGGCAACATTGCATATTCTGCAGTTATCCAACCTATTTTCTTACCTTTTAAAAATGGTGGAACCTTATCTTCAACTGTTGCATTACATATTACTTTTGTATTCCCAAACTCAATTAAAACTGAACCTTCAGCATGCATTGTATAATTTGGTGTCACTTTTATTTGTCTCAATTCATTATACTTTCTATTATCTGCTCTCATTTTCTGCCTGTCCTTTTTTATTTTAATTATATCATAGTTTTTAAAATAATATCAAATATAAAAACTAAGAAAAATTTTAATTAATTCAAAGATTAAACTAAGACTAATAGGTTATACTTATGGTATATGATGGAGGTAGAGTATGGTTAAAAAGTTTATATTGATAATAACATTAATTCTTTCAATTAATATATCATTTGCAAATAATAACAAGACTGCTGATGATATACGTAAGCAAATTTCTGAATATGCAATGACTTATCTTGATACTCCATATAGATGGGGAAGCAAAGGTCCTAGTACATTTGACTGCTCTGGATTTGTGAATTATGTTTATAAAAAGAAAGCAAATATAGACTTACCTAGATCATCATATGATATAGCAAAAATAGGTACAGCTAAGTTTTCTAACCTAGAAGTTGGAGACTTGTTATTCTTTAAAACTACTAGTAAAGCAAGAATTTCACACGTTGGTATATATATAGGTAATAATAAATTTATACACGCATCTTCTTCAAAAAGAGGTGTAGTAATATCAGAGTTAGAAGGATATTACAAAAAAACATTTAAATGGGGAGTAAGTGTAGTTAATAAGAAAAAATGAAGGTTTTAACCTTCATTTTTTACTTATAGAACTTATTATCCTCTTTAATTTAGGATAAGATTTCAATAATCTTCTATACTTCTTATTAATCTTCTTTTCTATTCTGTGCGTTTTATACGAAATATTTTCTGCCATTTCATTTGACAACATCTTTAAGTCTTCATTTAATTTTTCTATTATCATACTATCTTTTTTAAGTGCTAATACCTTTAAAATACTTATTAAAAAATCATATAGCATTAATAATATTAATAAATATGTAACAAAGTCAATGTATCTTAAAAGACTAACAACAATATTTACTTTTGGTTGTAATATATACATTAATACTAAGGAAGCTACACCCCATAATAATGAAAATTTAAGACAAATATAGCCTTTAATATTAAATTTCTCATTTGTATAATCCCACCACTGAAGATTAAATATTTTTTCTAATACATATCCTGTTATAAACTCAAGAACTGTGGTTATTACAACAGAAATTATATAAAGACATATGGGATAATTTACAAACTTAGTTAGTAAAAATATCTCACATACTGCTCCAAATCCATATATAGGGCAGTATGAACCATTTAGAAAACCTCTATTTACAAAGTCCTCTCTTTCTAATGATGCATATATAACTTCCAAACACCAACCTAAAAATGAATATATAAAGAAATACCAAATATAATTATATATCATATTTTTCCCTTCTAACTATAACCTTATTACCCATATTTAATTTTTTTATATTCTTACCATTTTTACCTATCATCTTTGAAAAATCTGTTGTGTATATTATTGTATACTTAACTGATTTTTCACAGTAAACAACGGTATCTAAATCTAGGTTATAAGGATATAAAATTAAGTCTTCTAATGTTTTTGATAAATATATTTTATCTAAAACTAAGTATTTACCATCTAAGGGTTTTAGAGTATTTGTTAAAATAAATGAACTCATAATTCTAACTTGATGAGGTAAAAAACTGTCTCCAATAAATATTAAACTATCATCAATATATTCGATATGTATATCTCTTACTGTATTTTTTAAATACTTACCTTTTTTTGTAGTAAATTTTGAAAAGTCTTTATTACCGCTAAGATCATTACATAGTTTTTCTATCTTTTCTCTTGAATTTACTATAAATTCTTTGGGATAAGAAAAAATATATTTTCTTTTTGCTATTAATTCTGGAAATTCTAAATATGGTATAGTCTTTTGTATCTTAATTACCATATCATATTTTAATAATGTATCTATATTTTCTTTTTCACTCATAAAATACAATATATTTTCATTAGCACTAACGTCTTTATCCGTTCTACCTGCTTGTTGTATTCCCTTATACACATCAATATTTTCTTTTTTTAATAAGTCTTTAAAATATCCTTTTACAGTCTTTTTGTCCTTTAATTCATCAAAGCATGCATAATTAGATCCATCATATTTTATATAGACCATATATGCATTTAATTTCGTTTTTTCTAATCGTCTATCTAACATTTTATAAACACACAAAGCCATATACAGTCTTCACTTGTAGATTTAACTCTATGTCTTACTCCTTTTTTTATATATTCAAAACTATCCTTAACTAATGGAATTTCTTTGTCTGTATATTCTAATATAGCAGAGCCATTCAATAAATAGACCAACTCGTCAATATCTTGTACCATCCAATCAGTGCTAGCATTATTTGAATATATTCTTTCAATTCTTACTTCCTTATCATATATTGTCTTTACTACTTCACTCATTTTTGTATCTCACTAATTACAAACCATAAAGCTAATTTTTCATCTATTAGACCTTGCTTTATCTTATTTTCC
It encodes:
- the rlmN gene encoding 23S rRNA (adenine(2503)-C(2))-methyltransferase RlmN: MEKVDILSLDVKDLQDILKEHKINGFVARQIYDFLHNKLEFNFDNFNNIKKETRSLLKDLFYIPELKKVTSLISKDKQSEKYLFSLNDKLLLESVLLTHDNRKTLCVSSQIGCPLRCDFCATGTMKFEKNLTASEIIMQFYLIQKDLKKKNQKISNIVYMGMGEPFLNYDNVIKSVNILNNPNGQNISKRNFTISTSGLINEIKKLADDEKQVHLAISLHSAIQSVRDKLMPINKRYSLEKLAESLKYYQDKTNNRITFEYILIDDLNMDKDAVSALTKFIKQFNAHVNLIPYNKVFGKPYITPSKTRQHAFYNALKNNKINVTLRDTKGQDIAAACGQLKIKKEKEQDGKNN
- a CDS encoding cupin domain-containing protein, whose protein sequence is MSEVVKTIYDKEVRIERIYSNNASTDWMVQDIDELVYLLNGSAILEYTDKEIPLVKDSFEYIKKGVRHRVKSTSEDCIWLCVFIKC
- a CDS encoding C40 family peptidase; the protein is MVKKFILIITLILSINISFANNNKTADDIRKQISEYAMTYLDTPYRWGSKGPSTFDCSGFVNYVYKKKANIDLPRSSYDIAKIGTAKFSNLEVGDLLFFKTTSKARISHVGIYIGNNKFIHASSSKRGVVISELEGYYKKTFKWGVSVVNKKK
- the rph gene encoding ribonuclease PH, whose product is MRADNRKYNELRQIKVTPNYTMHAEGSVLIEFGNTKVICNATVEDKVPPFLKGKKIGWITAEYAMLPRATTTRNKRESQTGKQNGRSIEIQRLIGRSLRSAIDLEKLGERTITIDCDVIQADGGTRTASITGGYLALELAITKLLKDGTLTFNPIVSKVAAISVGKVNGELLLDLDYQEDCKAGVDMNIVMNNKNEFIEIQGTGEHDTFNYSELLSFLDLAKLAFDELFLL
- a CDS encoding putative ABC transporter permease; this encodes MIYNYIWYFFIYSFLGWCLEVIYASLEREDFVNRGFLNGSYCPIYGFGAVCEIFLLTKFVNYPICLYIISVVITTVLEFITGYVLEKIFNLQWWDYTNEKFNIKGYICLKFSLLWGVASLVLMYILQPKVNIVVSLLRYIDFVTYLLILLMLYDFLISILKVLALKKDSMIIEKLNEDLKMLSNEMAENISYKTHRIEKKINKKYRRLLKSYPKLKRIISSISKK